The Streptomyces sp. HUAS CB01 genome has a segment encoding these proteins:
- a CDS encoding aminoglycoside phosphotransferase family protein has translation MGFEPPQRLVRALGDNDWTGRLPKLVEDAAARDGLEVERVMVPGGRSSLVVLVRRPDGTPAALKLVPPFAAPDLERAALAHWNGFGAVRLLGGSEGALLLERLHPELSVRSLPEAKALLEAAGTVRRLWVEPPAGHAFETVAERTADQVSALSDRAGTAPQALVDEALAARDELLAHSPESLLLHGNFRQSKVLAGDRAPWLAIGPEPLVGERAYDLARLARDRVEDLVAATSGASAARRRVNRLADSLDVDRDRLRGWTLFRAVESGTRAIAAGRHAEGELSLEFAGWL, from the coding sequence ATGGGTTTCGAACCGCCCCAGCGTCTGGTGCGGGCGCTCGGTGACAACGACTGGACCGGGCGGCTGCCGAAGCTCGTCGAGGACGCGGCCGCCCGTGACGGCCTGGAGGTCGAGCGGGTGATGGTGCCCGGCGGCCGGAGCAGCCTGGTCGTCCTCGTGAGGCGTCCGGACGGCACGCCCGCCGCGCTCAAGCTCGTGCCGCCGTTCGCCGCGCCGGACCTGGAGCGGGCGGCACTCGCGCACTGGAACGGCTTCGGCGCGGTGCGGCTGCTGGGCGGTTCCGAGGGCGCGCTGCTGCTGGAGCGGTTGCATCCCGAGCTGTCCGTGCGCTCGCTCCCGGAGGCCAAGGCGCTGCTCGAGGCGGCGGGCACGGTGCGGCGGCTGTGGGTGGAGCCGCCGGCCGGCCATGCCTTCGAGACGGTGGCCGAGCGCACGGCCGACCAGGTGTCCGCGCTGTCGGACCGTGCCGGCACCGCGCCGCAGGCGCTGGTGGACGAGGCGCTCGCCGCCCGGGACGAACTGCTCGCCCACTCCCCCGAGTCGCTGCTGCTGCACGGGAACTTCCGCCAGAGCAAGGTGCTCGCGGGGGACCGTGCGCCGTGGCTGGCGATCGGTCCCGAGCCGCTGGTGGGTGAGCGGGCGTACGACCTGGCGCGGCTGGCCCGGGACCGGGTGGAGGACCTGGTCGCCGCCACCTCCGGCGCCTCCGCGGCCCGCCGCCGGGTGAACCGGCTCGCGGACTCGCTCGACGTCGACCGGGACCGGCTGCGCGGCTGGACGCTGTTCCGTGCGGTGGAGTCGGGCACCCGGGCGATCGCGGCGGGGCGGCACGCCGAGGGCGAGCTGTCGCTGGAGTTCGCCGGCTGGCTGTGA
- a CDS encoding DUF4439 domain-containing protein translates to MSDALAAAQAALAAEHAAVYGYGVVGGRVGEARRAEAMAAYSAHRARRDALERTVRDLGGKAVAAQAAYTLPFAVPDAAAAVRLAALLEDRVAGVCSDLVRATGGPLRQDAAVALREAAVRAARWRGTGVAFPGLAERAAAQ, encoded by the coding sequence ATGAGCGACGCGCTGGCTGCCGCGCAGGCCGCCCTGGCGGCCGAGCACGCCGCGGTGTACGGCTACGGCGTGGTCGGTGGCCGGGTCGGCGAGGCCCGCCGGGCCGAGGCCATGGCGGCCTACTCGGCCCATCGCGCCCGCAGGGACGCCCTGGAGCGCACGGTCCGGGATCTCGGCGGGAAGGCCGTGGCCGCGCAGGCGGCCTACACCCTGCCGTTCGCGGTACCCGACGCGGCGGCCGCGGTCCGGCTGGCCGCGCTGCTGGAGGACCGGGTCGCGGGCGTCTGCTCCGATCTGGTGCGGGCCACGGGGGGACCGCTGCGCCAGGACGCCGCGGTCGCGCTGCGCGAGGCGGCCGTGCGGGCGGCGCGGTGGCGCGGTACCGGCGTAGCCTTTCCGGGGCTCGCCGAGCGGGCCGCGGCGCAGTGA
- a CDS encoding proline--tRNA ligase: MAAQVQRMSRLMVKTLRDDPADAETLSHKLLVRAGYVRRNAAGIWSWLPLGMRVLENVARVVREEMDAIGAQEVLLPALLPKEPYEATGRWEEYGAELFRLQDRKGADYLLGPTHEEIFTQLVKDQCTSYKDLPVILYQIQTKYRDEARPRSGILRGREFQMKDSYSFDTTDEGLAESYRLHREAYIKIFQRLGLEHRIVSAVSGAMGGSASEEFLAPAAAGEDTFVYCPSCDYAANTEAVTFALKPVTGEHGPVEELDTPDTPTIETLADHLGVPASATLKNLLVKVDGEIVAVGVPGDREVDLGKLTDHLAPASVELVTAEDFVGRPDLVRGYVGPQGLEKVRYIADPRVAPGTAWITGANKQDKHARNVVAGRDFEVDDYLDVVVVEDGDPCPTCGTGLKLDRAIEIGHIFQLGRKYTDAFQLDVLGQNGKPVRVTMGSYGIGVSRAVAALAEQHADEQGLCWPAEIAPADVHVVAAGKALQTELALDVAEKLGAAGARVLVDDRAGVSPGVKFTDAELIGVPKILVAGRRSGEGVLELKDRRTGEREELTVEEALARLTA, translated from the coding sequence ATGGCAGCCCAGGTCCAGCGCATGTCCCGTCTGATGGTCAAGACACTGCGCGACGACCCGGCGGACGCCGAGACGCTCAGCCACAAGCTGCTGGTCCGCGCCGGCTACGTCCGCCGGAACGCCGCGGGCATCTGGAGCTGGCTGCCCCTCGGCATGCGGGTCCTGGAGAACGTCGCCCGTGTCGTCCGCGAGGAGATGGACGCCATCGGGGCCCAGGAGGTGCTGCTGCCCGCGCTGCTGCCCAAGGAGCCGTACGAGGCGACCGGGCGCTGGGAGGAGTACGGCGCCGAGCTGTTCCGCCTCCAGGACCGCAAGGGCGCGGACTACCTGCTCGGGCCCACGCACGAGGAGATCTTCACCCAGCTGGTGAAGGACCAGTGCACCTCGTACAAGGACCTCCCGGTCATCCTGTACCAGATCCAGACGAAGTACCGCGACGAGGCCCGTCCGCGCTCCGGCATCCTGCGCGGCCGCGAGTTCCAGATGAAGGACTCGTACTCCTTCGACACCACCGACGAGGGGCTGGCGGAGTCGTACCGGCTGCACCGCGAGGCCTACATCAAGATCTTCCAGCGCCTCGGCCTGGAGCACCGAATCGTCTCCGCCGTCTCCGGCGCGATGGGCGGCTCGGCCTCCGAGGAGTTCCTGGCCCCGGCCGCCGCCGGCGAGGACACCTTCGTGTACTGCCCCTCCTGCGACTACGCCGCGAACACCGAGGCCGTCACCTTCGCGCTCAAGCCGGTCACCGGCGAGCACGGTCCCGTCGAGGAGCTGGACACCCCCGACACCCCGACCATCGAGACGCTCGCCGACCACCTCGGCGTGCCGGCGTCCGCCACGCTCAAGAACCTGCTCGTGAAGGTCGACGGCGAGATCGTCGCCGTCGGCGTGCCCGGTGACCGCGAGGTCGACCTGGGCAAGCTCACCGACCACCTGGCCCCGGCCTCCGTCGAACTGGTCACCGCCGAGGACTTCGTCGGCCGCCCCGACCTGGTGCGCGGTTACGTCGGCCCGCAGGGCCTGGAGAAGGTCCGCTACATCGCCGACCCGCGCGTCGCCCCCGGCACCGCCTGGATCACCGGCGCCAACAAGCAGGACAAGCACGCCCGCAACGTCGTCGCGGGCCGCGACTTCGAGGTCGACGACTACCTGGACGTGGTCGTCGTCGAGGACGGCGACCCCTGCCCCACCTGCGGCACCGGACTGAAGCTCGACCGCGCCATCGAGATCGGCCACATCTTCCAGCTGGGCCGCAAGTACACGGACGCCTTCCAGCTCGACGTCCTGGGCCAGAACGGCAAGCCGGTCCGCGTGACCATGGGCTCGTACGGCATCGGCGTCTCCCGCGCGGTGGCCGCCCTGGCCGAGCAGCACGCGGACGAGCAGGGCCTGTGCTGGCCCGCCGAGATCGCCCCGGCGGACGTCCACGTCGTCGCCGCCGGCAAGGCGCTGCAGACCGAGCTCGCCCTGGACGTGGCGGAGAAGCTGGGCGCGGCGGGCGCGCGGGTGCTCGTGGACGACCGGGCCGGCGTCTCCCCGGGCGTGAAGTTCACCGACGCCGAGCTGATCGGCGTCCCGAAGATCCTGGTGGCGGGCCGCCGCTCCGGCGAGGGCGTCCTGGAGCTGAAGGACCGCCGCACGGGCGAGCGCGAGGAGCTGACGGTCGAGGAGGCCCTGGCGCGCCTGACCGCCTGA
- a CDS encoding GNAT family N-acetyltransferase, translated as MEHDVEVAPVNLAARVDDALSVQALAFGLTEEEIGIRRHIVLRHLLCPGAHALGATTPAGRLVGFVYGMPNDRTHWWSTVVEPYLRSNGSDDWLDDSFVITELHVHPAYQGRGIGRRLITTITDGAAQPRSILSAIDTESPARGLYRALGYQDLARQVLFPSAPKPYAVMGAPLPLLRGV; from the coding sequence ATGGAACACGATGTCGAGGTCGCACCGGTCAACCTCGCCGCGCGCGTGGACGACGCCCTCTCCGTGCAGGCCCTCGCCTTCGGCCTCACCGAGGAAGAGATCGGGATCCGCCGCCACATCGTGCTCCGGCATCTGCTCTGCCCGGGCGCCCACGCCCTGGGCGCCACGACCCCCGCGGGACGTCTGGTGGGGTTCGTGTACGGGATGCCGAACGACCGCACCCACTGGTGGTCCACGGTCGTGGAGCCGTATCTGCGCAGCAACGGCTCCGACGACTGGCTGGACGACTCGTTCGTGATCACCGAGCTCCATGTCCACCCCGCCTACCAGGGGCGCGGCATCGGACGCCGACTGATCACCACCATCACCGACGGCGCCGCCCAGCCCCGCTCCATCCTGTCCGCGATCGACACGGAGAGCCCGGCCCGCGGGCTGTACCGCGCCCTCGGCTACCAGGACCTCGCGCGGCAGGTGCTCTTCCCCAGCGCCCCGAAGCCGTACGCGGTGATGGGGGCCCCGCTGCCCCTGCTGCGCGGCGTGTGA
- the rimP gene encoding ribosome maturation factor RimP gives MSTTQSERLRGLLEPLVSAADLDLEEIELSRAGRRRVLRVVVDSEEGVDLDACAELSRVISDRLDESDAMGEGEYQLEVTSPGAERPLKEPRHYVRAKGRLARFQLTTPEGKQGEELVARILGVDEEGLDLEVPGVKGRKPTARRLAFAEIAKARVELEFNRKDNGIQKEEEA, from the coding sequence ATGAGCACCACCCAGAGCGAGAGGCTGCGCGGACTGCTCGAACCGCTCGTCAGCGCCGCGGACCTGGATCTGGAAGAGATCGAACTGTCCCGGGCAGGCCGCCGCCGTGTGCTCCGTGTCGTCGTGGATTCGGAGGAGGGCGTCGATCTCGACGCCTGTGCCGAGCTCAGCCGCGTCATCTCCGACCGGCTCGACGAGAGCGACGCCATGGGTGAGGGCGAGTACCAGCTCGAAGTGACCTCCCCCGGGGCGGAGCGCCCGCTCAAGGAGCCCCGCCACTACGTGCGCGCGAAGGGCCGGCTCGCCCGGTTCCAGCTGACCACCCCGGAGGGCAAGCAGGGTGAGGAGCTGGTCGCGCGCATCCTCGGCGTGGACGAGGAGGGCCTCGATCTGGAGGTGCCGGGCGTGAAGGGGCGCAAGCCCACCGCCCGCAGACTCGCCTTCGCCGAGATCGCCAAGGCGCGTGTGGAGCTCGAGTTCAACCGCAAGGACAACGGCATTCAGAAAGAAGAGGAGGCGTAG
- a CDS encoding GNAT family N-acetyltransferase, with translation MLTQTTTRVLGPDDLGAALAVLESDPVTNAFVTARVHVAGLDPWRLGGEMWGWYADGRLRSLCYSGANLVPICATPEAVRAFADRARRAGRRCSSIVGPAETTSLLWKLLEPSWGPAREVRAHQPLMVTESVPADIAPDPYVRRVRKDEMEVIMPACVAMFTEEVGVSPMAGDGGLLYQARIAELVGTGRSFARVDDGQVVFKAEIGAATPLACQIQGVWVAPEHRGRGLSETGMAAVIRYALADVAPVVSLYVNDYNTAARAAYRRVGFREVGAFMSVLF, from the coding sequence GTGTTGACGCAGACCACCACCCGGGTCCTGGGCCCCGACGATCTCGGGGCCGCCCTGGCGGTCCTGGAGAGCGATCCCGTCACCAACGCCTTCGTCACCGCGCGCGTCCACGTCGCCGGACTCGACCCGTGGCGCCTCGGCGGCGAGATGTGGGGCTGGTACGCGGACGGACGGCTCCGCTCGCTGTGCTACTCGGGCGCCAACCTGGTCCCCATCTGCGCCACCCCCGAGGCCGTCCGCGCCTTCGCCGACCGCGCCCGCAGGGCCGGCCGCCGGTGCTCGTCCATCGTGGGGCCCGCCGAGACCACATCCCTGCTGTGGAAGCTGCTGGAGCCCAGCTGGGGCCCGGCCCGCGAAGTCCGCGCCCACCAGCCGCTCATGGTCACCGAGTCCGTGCCCGCGGACATCGCGCCCGACCCGTACGTGCGGCGCGTCCGCAAGGACGAGATGGAGGTGATCATGCCCGCGTGCGTGGCCATGTTCACCGAGGAGGTCGGAGTCTCCCCGATGGCCGGCGACGGCGGACTGCTCTACCAGGCCCGGATCGCCGAGCTCGTCGGCACGGGCCGCTCCTTCGCCCGCGTCGACGACGGCCAGGTCGTCTTCAAGGCGGAGATCGGCGCCGCCACCCCGCTGGCCTGCCAGATCCAGGGCGTCTGGGTCGCCCCGGAGCACCGCGGCCGCGGCCTGTCCGAGACCGGGATGGCGGCCGTGATCCGCTACGCCCTCGCCGATGTCGCACCGGTCGTCAGCCTGTACGTGAACGACTACAACACCGCGGCTCGCGCGGCGTACCGCAGGGTGGGATTCCGTGAGGTCGGTGCGTTCATGAGCGTGCTGTTCTGA
- the ispG gene encoding flavodoxin-dependent (E)-4-hydroxy-3-methylbut-2-enyl-diphosphate synthase, with protein MTAISLGMPSVPTKLADRRVSRKIQVGSVAVGGDAPVSVQSMTTTRTSDVGATLQQIAELTASGCQIVRVACPTQDDADALSTIARKSQIPVIADIHFQPKYVFAAIDAGCAAVRVNPGNIKQFDDKVKEIAKAARDAGTPIRIGVNAGSLDRRLLQKYGKATPEALVESALWEASLFEEHDFRDIKISVKHNDPVVMVNAYRQLAAQCDYPLHLGVTEAGPAFQGTIKSAVAFGALLSEGIGDTIRVSLSAPPAEEVKVGIQILESLNLRQRRLEIVSCPSCGRAQVDVYKLADQVTAGLEGMEVPLRVAVMGCVVNGPGEAREADLGVASGNGKGQIFVKGEVIKTVPESKIVETLIEEALKIAEQMEKDGVASGEPEVSVS; from the coding sequence ATGACCGCGATTTCTCTCGGTATGCCGTCCGTTCCGACCAAGCTCGCCGACCGAAGGGTCAGCCGCAAGATCCAGGTCGGCTCGGTCGCCGTCGGTGGCGACGCACCCGTGTCGGTGCAGTCGATGACGACGACACGGACCTCCGACGTCGGTGCCACGCTGCAGCAGATCGCCGAGCTCACCGCGTCCGGCTGCCAGATCGTCCGCGTCGCGTGCCCCACGCAGGACGACGCCGACGCGCTCTCCACGATCGCCCGGAAGTCGCAGATCCCGGTGATCGCGGACATCCACTTCCAGCCGAAGTACGTCTTCGCGGCCATCGACGCGGGCTGTGCCGCGGTCCGCGTCAACCCCGGCAACATCAAGCAGTTCGACGACAAGGTCAAGGAGATCGCCAAGGCGGCCAGGGACGCCGGCACTCCCATCCGCATCGGTGTGAACGCGGGCTCGCTCGACCGGCGGCTGCTCCAGAAGTACGGCAAGGCGACCCCCGAGGCGCTCGTCGAGTCGGCGCTGTGGGAGGCGTCCCTCTTCGAGGAGCACGACTTCCGCGACATCAAGATCTCGGTGAAGCACAACGACCCGGTCGTCATGGTCAACGCCTACCGGCAGCTCGCCGCGCAGTGCGACTACCCCCTCCACCTCGGCGTGACCGAGGCCGGCCCGGCCTTCCAGGGCACCATCAAGTCCGCGGTCGCCTTCGGCGCGCTGCTCAGCGAGGGCATCGGGGACACCATCCGTGTGTCGCTGTCCGCGCCCCCGGCCGAGGAGGTCAAGGTCGGCATCCAGATCCTGGAGTCGCTGAACCTGCGCCAGCGCCGGCTCGAGATCGTCTCCTGCCCGTCCTGCGGCCGCGCCCAGGTCGACGTCTACAAGCTGGCCGACCAGGTCACCGCCGGCCTCGAGGGCATGGAGGTGCCCCTGCGCGTCGCGGTCATGGGCTGCGTCGTGAACGGCCCCGGCGAGGCCCGCGAGGCCGACCTGGGAGTCGCCTCCGGCAACGGCAAGGGCCAGATCTTCGTCAAGGGCGAGGTCATCAAGACGGTGCCCGAGTCGAAGATCGTCGAGACCCTCATCGAGGAGGCGCTGAAGATCGCCGAGCAGATGGAGAAGGACGGCGTGGCCTCCGGCGAGCCCGAGGTCTCCGTCAGCTGA